Within the Tachysurus fulvidraco isolate hzauxx_2018 chromosome 3, HZAU_PFXX_2.0, whole genome shotgun sequence genome, the region GGCTTCAGGGATGCCCCTTGTGAGGCAATGGAATGTAAATTCTGTATCGCCTTGTCCAGCATTCTGGCTAGGGTCATTACCCTCCAGGATCACACCTGTAATAGATTTTATCACCTTGACCCCACTCCTGGGTTCTGTGTCTTTCAAGACTAGTCGTGCTTTGCTCCAAACTTGTTCATGCCCTTTCACGACCTCTGAGTCAAAACATGTCTCAGACATCTTCAGACATGAGGCTGCattggcgttcccatagcatcaATTATGATGCGATGTCGAGTTCCctcaaaagggaactacaccaggttacgtatgtaacccagttccctgagaagggagtGAACGAAAACCTTCAATGTGATATTCTGTTTTCACATTTGGGGAAAAATCTGACTTTAAAGCATGTAAACATGTTCATAGGTCAGATATATATAAGGATTACAAGATCAATAGATGATTATTAAGGGTTTTTGCCAAAACACACATTGTATTATTGTCCTCACTGTGCACTAAAGTCAACAGAAAGCAAGTGTTTGACTTTATATAATGAGAcgtgtacagtatttatacatAATGACATATATAGAAATGTCCCCACAAAGCATGACtgtagctttgtgtgtgtgtgtgtgtgtgtgtgtgtgtgtgtgtgtgtgtgtgtgtgtgtgtgtgtgtgtgtgtgagtgtgtgtgtgtaccctcaATGCAGACTGAAGCTCATCTTTTAGTGAGTTGATCTCCTGTTTCAGGTACTGTATTTCTGAATCCTTTATACGTAGCAGGACCTAAAGCACAATACATACTGAGTGTGAGAATGTTTGTACCACGTGTGTATTATAACAAAATATGTGATTATAcgtatgaatgtgtgttttttacctCCAGTTCATAAAGGTCTTTGCCCTGTGTGAGAGGTGATGGTGTTTTCTCTCCACTATAGCAGGAACGCATGCGAGAGATCTCCACCGTCAGACGGTTATTCAGCtccttacaaacacacacacacacacacacacacacacacacacacacacacacacacacacacacacacacacaaacacacacacacaaataaataaagtatgttTGTACcaggctgttgtgtgtgtgtgcgtgtgtgtgtgtgtgtgtgtgtgtgtgtgtgtgtgtgtgtgtacctggttgtgtgtgtggagttgttgattctctctctgacactgcTGTAGTGCCTGTCTCTCAGCCTCTAGTGCCTGAGCGAGGTGTGTGTTCTCCAGACATTTCTGAGAGTACTGCTCTGACAACACCTCCAGCTCACGGTGGATTGACTGTAAGTcctctctatacacacacacaaacgcacacaaataaatacaaacaaaaacatagaaacacaaacacacataaaagcACAGTGACACAAAGAGAAATGATGATCTCAGTCCCACATGTCTTTACATCCCATGTGTGTACTCACTCGTACTGCATGCGCAGTTGTTCAATGTCTGCGTCGTCTCCACTCAGCTGTGCTCGCTGTGTTTTCTCCAACTCTTCACGATGAGCATTTTTCATTGCCTCAatcgctacacacacacacacacacacacacacacacacacacacacacacacacacacacacacacacacacacacacacacacacacacacacacacacacacacacacacacacacaccacagatgcATGCAATAAATCTGAAACTTTAGTAGTTTATCCCAAAACTAGTTATAACACCACTTACTAAAGGCCTTACTGTGACATctataaagtataaaatgatCATGTGAGTAATCATTGATGTGGTCatgttttctgtgaggagaaggagtctccagtgtgagcacTGTCTAACGTTCAGAGTCAAGCAGAGCTTgtagtggaataaaacactttgccTCCCCGAAtgtcattattttcctatatcaGTACTAGTGTTGTGCAGTAACGTgttactgtaacgcagttacttttgacagtaactaatactctaacacATTACATAAAGTAACACCGTTAGCGTTACCATACGGTGCGTTTGTCCGTATGAATGTATACATTTAGACTAAAGTGTAACCTACAGActgacctgtttacagcagcgacgcagtGTAGGATCtgtggatgccaacctgtaaacaccaagacgccgcactgtgggcgtgtttctgtgtgggcgtgtttctgtgtgggcgtgtttctgtgtgggcgtgtttctgtgtgggcgtgtttctgtatgggcgtgtttctgtgtgggcttgtttctgtgtgggcgtgtttctgtttgggcatgtttatgtgtgggtgtgtttctatgtgggcgtgtttcttatgtgggcgtgtttctgtttgggtgtgtttctgtgtgggcgtgtttcttatgtgggcgtgtttctgtgtgggcgtgtttctgtgtgggcgtgtttctgtttgggtgtgtttctgtgtgggtgtgtttcttatgtgggcgtgtttctgtgtgggcgtgtttctgtgtgggcgtgtttccgtgtGGGCATGTTTCTtatgtgggcgtgtttctgtgtgggcgtgtttctgtgtgggcgtgtttctgtgtgggcgtgtttctatgtgggcgtgtttctgtgtgggcgtgtttccgtgtgggcgtgtttccgtgtgggcgtgtttccgtgtgggcgtgtttcttatgtgggcgtgtttcttatgtgggcgtgtttctgtgtgggcgtgtttctgtgtgggcgtgtttccgtgtgggcgtgtttccgtgtgggcgtgtttccgtgtgggcgtgtttccgtttattcatatatgtgcggcagtaacggCGAGACGAGTTTCTCTAAGTGGAAATGTGCTTATTATTacactttagttgagcataaagacaaaaacttttagtcaaatgtaagctgtgtgtTTCTGGTTCGAAGTTCCATCTACTGCCATTAACAGCAAATCCAATCTGGAGGTAGAAACTACAGGCCTCGACCAAGCTAGAATCTAACccggtgtcggtggacacactcgaagTGACTCAAGCCGCTCTAGCCAAACAACAGCGACTAGACTTTAACCGGACTGTTAGTTAgggacagtgttgtgtttgtatagaccgtAAGGCATACagtaaaagggcattaatgggaacattaaagacttttatttaataaagtacCTAAAaagttcccattaatgcccttttatgccttaacgttactagttacttcattcaaaaagtaactcaattattttgttgattatttaagttactttttgaatgaagtaactagtaacggTAACTAGTTCCTATtccttagtaactagcacaacactgatcAGTACATCCCTTTTTGTTCTTACTAGTTCTAGTTATTAAGTTGTTAATGATTACCAGCAATGGTGGCGTTCGTCTCTTCCTccagcagtctctctctctcctccagcaGTTTGTTAATCTCACGTTGATGCTGACGCTGAAGATCCTCAATCACCTTCTGATGAGTTTCCTCCATCGCCGTAAACCCACGCTCACATGTCTCctacaagaacacacacacacctttatacacacacactagcaatTATAATCACATGATACTAAACATTCAATACATATTATTACTGTCACTGTTTTATATTGTTAGGAAGCATCATTTTAGGGAAGTTCTATTCATTCAGAGGTTCATTCAGCAGGACAGCTGAGTTTTACTCTCTCAGTAGAATCGCTCAAAACTTTCACTTAATCAAAGAACAGTTATGTAGAAATCTACACATTTACTAAATAACCACAAGGTAAACACCTGGCTGTGATTAAACTGTTTATCATCATCGAGAGCTAATTTCAGAAGTGTCAATTATTCATTTCTGTGcacacaatttatttaattatattaaataagatTATTAGATAAATTAGATTTTTGATGTCAGcctaaaaatgtaagttgtggTAATGtttatatcgtcgctgtcgggcggaatcctcgtatctccaaaagcgttatttttcaggaaattaaaaaaatgcacagggtttagtccgcaTCGCAGGGGACTGTCTTGCGCtgaattcctgtcctcagacgagcaccaaaactagcgggggtcaagatttttttttcatttttgtatttttttttcattctgaggatttatttacctcagaagacgtgttgattcgttgcgactcttaatCTTGAGGATATGCCGCAAAGCTCTCCCGCGGAGTGAAGTAGgggtggacagttgaagtgtccagtggagttaagagatttgcgctcaagctattttcaagactttagatcgGTTAATAActtataaaaataacagacccacgtggggactgaccgatagcatctctcactcactcactcactcatttcctaccacttatccaaacttctcgggtcacggggagcctgtgcctatctcaggcgtcatcgggcatcgaggcaggatacaccctggacggagtgccaacccatcacagggcacacacacacacacacacacacactctcattcactcacacactacggacaattttccagagataccaatcaactaccatgcatgtctttggaccgggggaggaaaccggagtacccggaggaaacccccgaggcacggggagaacatgcaaactccacacacacaaggcggaggcgggaatcaaccctggaggtacgaggtttccgcccgacagcgacgatattcTACAATTATTCTATTTAAAGTTAAAACTGTTAAtcttttgttaaaaatattaaccttttgttctgtttatgttccgtaaagctgctttgagacaatgtcagttgtaaaaagtgctatacaaataaatttgaattgaaaactCCTTTTTTCCAATTTAATCACACTACAATTTGTAAATTTAGTGTAAATTTAATGATACTATTGCTTATACAATAATTACTATCCAATGTTCACATTTGTCGGCCATAACCTGAGTTAATCTTGCACAACCCCAAACctattagtaatagtagtaataatagtaggaTGTCAAAGACAGTGCAGCATGCAGTTTGGTGTCATGTGTCCAGAGCTGAgaagatatttttatattttatgtaaatacatatatatatattgtgtatcttgaagaatttataaataaattttatatttgcaACCGATTGAAAAAAATGTCTCTCATTTGATCAGCTACCTTTTACTGATCACTACAACGCGATGGAATAAAACTCTGCAGGTGATGCAACCTACACAAATCATCTACATTCAGGTGACTTGTTTAAAGTGATAGTGTGATTGTGACCTTAAGACTGTCGAAGTCTTTCTGGTACTTTTCTCGCAGACTGGCCATGTCTCCATCTGGTGGTTTGTTCTCCAGTTCATCGCGCATGTTCATCATCTGCAACTCCAGCTCCTGCACACGACTTCTCAACAGTGACATTGAGTCTGTGCTCACCTCCTGTTCGTGCCCTTTCCCCTCCTCAAAATGGCCCTCAACTAGTGCCTCTGCTGTAGAAGGATGATGTGTATCATCTGCTATAGTCTCTAATCTCTCTCCGAGAGTGCGGATAGTCTGACTGTACCGGTCGTGAAGTTTCTGAATTTCTTCCTGATGTACATTTTCAAGTTCCTGAACCTTCCCACGAAGTTCATGCTCCAGCTTGCATATGTGTTCATTGTGCATTAACTCTGCTCCCTCAACCTCTTGCAGCAGGATTTCGagcttttgttgtgtgttttccgCACGTTGGATTAATGCTTGCTCGCTGGTTGCTCGATCCTGCTCTGCTCGGCCAAATTCTTCTGCATGCATTCTTTTCATCTCCCGTATCTCCCTCTGGAATGCCTCTTCCATTTGCACAATCTGCTCCTGCTGCCTTCCCATCTCTTTAAGATGCTTTGCTGCCTCCTCTCGTAGAGTTTCATTTTCTTCCTGAATAGAGTTTATTGTCTTGAAGTAATGAATCCTTTCATCTTCTAGGCTACTTTGGAAACGCTGGTGGATGGCTGCTACATGCTGGGCATGCTCCTGGACCAAAGTGGCCATACTGTGGCTAGTCTCCTGGCAGAGTGAAAGCTCCCTCTCATGTTCAGCTCTTAGTCGACAGGCAACATAAGCTACCTGCACTTGAATCAGAGCCTCGTGCATGCTGAGAGTCTTGTACATGCTGGTGTCTCTAGGTCCTAAAACCGCTTGGATTTGACCTGGAAGTCCACAAAGGACAGAGCTGTTATCTTCCTCACATGCCTTTTCCAGCTGTTCAGACAAGTGGTAAAGGACCTTGGCTTGTCCCTTTAGCTCAGTAATGAGACTCTCTTGCCTAGTATCCAGCGATGCCACCGATTccgtgacacacaaacacatgattcCAGCTAAGTGTCTTTCTATTATTTCTTGAGCAAGAGTGTGAGCTTCTTCCCTCTCTATCTGCTGTGCATAAGGGGCAAGTTCAGGAGGGTTGATGTCAGAAAGAGTGTTCTCTGTAACAGTATTCATTTTATCACCAACATCTTGGGCAACATTTTTGGTGTTGAGAGGCATAGCTGTTTCGCTCACAGCTAAATCCCTTTGCTGTAAGATCTCTTTTACCTTGACCAAGTCTCTTTGAAGTTCCGCAAACTTGTCTTGGTAAGAGTGCTTTAAGTTCTGAAGGCAGTACGCAAGTTCAGCATTGATACAGGCATTGTGAATTGTATTTAGAGCAAAGACACTATTATCGGGTGTCAGCAAATTGTCAGTACTAAAGGTATGTGCTTGGTGGAGCTCATGTTTTAGATCATTTATCAGAATATTCTGTAATTTTAGTTTCCTCTTCAGAATGTCTGTGTAAATGACAGAAAGGCAATCCTGCTGGTTCATGATAACCTGTTGGGATTCTTTATTTATCTCACTAAGACTTTGCATTAGTTCTGATTTTGGATCTTGAAGAGAAAATGCCATTTTCTCCAAAACAGTCCCTTCAAAGGCTAACATTCTTGCAAGAACCTTTACTTCACTTTTATCCATCTGTGTCTTGGCATCACTCTGACAGGTAAGTGACTCTTTGTATCGTGCTGCAACTTGTCTAATGTGTAAGGATGCATTAACCAAGTCTTTCTCAATCTCAGCTAAGGTGAGAACTTGTGCTTGTGCTATTCCTTCTTCATGCTGACTGTTAAGAAtccccctaaccctaaccctgcaTGACTCCACAAAAGCTAGAGCTTTTCTGTAATCTTCATTGTTGACACTATCCTGTACAATGTCACCCAAACAAGAGTAGAATTTAACATCTGGTTCACACTGGTCTGGTTCAACAGGGGGATCATCACAGCATACTTCCATCAAACCTTTGTTGACAAGCAACCCATCTTCATTTTGCTTCTTTGATGTGATATCTCTAAGCTTCTCTTCTGTGGCCTGGAGCCTTGACTCCAGCCCATGGATGATGGACAAAAATTTTTCTGTATCACTGCAGTACTGAAATGTGTTGTCAGTGACTAAGCTGATATCCTGGGACAAGTCCTGGATGGTGTCATCAGTGAGGATCAGGCTTGTTTCTGTTACAAGGTCTTGCTGCTCCCCTTGAGTAAACTCCAGGTATGTGTTATCTGGATGAATCCTTTCGATTCTCTGCGATTGGTGGTACTTTTGGCACTGAATGTTGGAGAAGCGGATCCTCTGTCGTTTGGCAAAGGACACTTCTGTCTCAGAGCTACTTCTTGCAAGAGTTAAAGACGAAGTGGTAGAGAAGGATATATCATGCTCTGTTCGTTTTTCTAATGCGTCAAGGACATCCTCCTGAGATCCACATCGCTCCATTCTAAGGTTTGCGTACCCCAAACGCAAAGCATTGAGATGCTCTTCCAGTTCAGATATTCGATCCTCTGCTACCACCAGCTTCTCCTGCAACTCTTGCTCCACCTCTCTAGGTCCAATTTGACTAAGAAGTTCTTCCTTTGCCTTTAAACGTTGTTCAGTGTCCTCCAGGCTGCTACCTAAAGCAGCCATCTTGACAAGGGCTTCATTCATATCCTGGTCTTTTTGTCTCATCAGCTTCTCATATGTCTCCTTTGTCTGTCGCActtcctcttccttctcttGCAAAACACGAGTGATTCTTGCAAACTCCTGTGAAACCCGCTCATACGAGCTTTCCAAAGAGTAGTAGTCTGTCTCTTCTGTTTTGAGCTGTGCCTGTAGTTTTTCTACCTCCCTGTCTGCCTCTGCGATCTGATTAACCAATTCCTGGCAGCGACACGTAAGGTGATCTCTCTCATCTTCCAGCCTTCTCACACTTTCCCGAAGGTTCTCAATCACATCTGCCTGTTCATTCAGAACCTGCTGCAAACGTAGCATCTCTTCCCTGACTTCTGATTCTACTCGATCTCCCGCACCTCCTCTGAGGAGAGTTTCTACTTGGTCCTGAGCTTCCTGAAGTTGCTCCTCAGCTTTGAGTCTCTTTTCCTCAGACTCTGCAATCCTACGACTCAATCCTTGTCGCTCTCGCTCATGCTTTTCCTCCAGGCAACGTTGCTCTTTCTTTTCCCGCTCCTCTCTTAGGGCATGTGCCTCCTCTGTTGCAATAAGACATCCAGTAACCTCATTTAGCTTCTCCTGCAGCTTTTGCACTTCCTTGTGCTGATCCCGTTGCAAGGCCTGCTGTCTCTCCAATAGTCTAAGTGCCTGGGTCTTTTCTAACAAACTTGCCTCCACATCCCGGAGGCGTTCCTCACTGTCCCGTAATTGTGCTCGTAGGGTTTTCTCATTGGAAATCCACTCCTCTTCACGCTCATGGCAACGACTCTGTTCCAGCTTCAGCTCGCTGCGCATGCGAGCCACTGCTTGCTCACTTGCTACAATTTCAGTCATTGCAGATACAAGTTTTGCCTGCAGAGCCTCGATTTCAGTCTCATGATGCCCAATCAAATCCTGTGCCTCACTGTAGCTCCGTCTCAGGCTGTTGACCTGCTGATTAGCTAGATCATGCTTCCGTCTTTGAGCTTCCAGCTCTGTCTTAAGTTCCTTGTTCAGCTTGCTCATGCGCTGCCATGGCACTCGGTGAGATGTGGAAGAAGATGTAGAATCGGATGAAGGTTGTCCTGGTTCACTGGTACACTTTAAAGAGAAATCAGTGGTTAAGGGTACTTATGCTCAAATACCAAAAGGCTTGGGATCTCCATCTCTGGGGCTTCTTCTGGGAATTTCAGGATTTGACTAATCAACCTTTTAAACTCTTTAAGCTTTCTGCAGTGCTTTTTCTAAGTaatgagatgaaaataaaatgggtGCTTcaaggtataaaaaaaagaaaaagaaaaaagatgattgtgttgaaatacttaaaggtggggtctccgttgtttgaaagccaatgttgacatttgaaatcaccaaaacaaacacgctcctaaaccaaatgggtcccacccctgtatcgatagctccgcccacacatacgtacgtaacccaggtgTCAActagaaagaaacgtgtctttatcatagctgaagggaagaacaatacgattgtagataaacaaacaagcaaaaatgccacacaagcataatgatgtaaaggacaaaggcatatattagttctgtgtaacaaagcaaaaccaacgttactcacctatcgagaaggaaaaaagcgcctcggcgtcttaagtaaagtcggccacatattcacaggtcggagtttcccgagtcgataactcctgagctaaacgctgttactacacaaaacgcggttgtagctgcctctctacattactacgatagaaaagaggtgttatttgtgtagtaacagcgtttagctcaggagttattgactcgggaaactccaacctgtgaatatgtggccaacttcctgctccttcagttctctccagcgctggaaagctgatcctatgttaacacgtcctacttcttgtccttatcataagtctttcttctctttctttctttgtttttatcctccatgtccatgttaaaaccgctttctgctaacgtcacacacgcgcaccgaacactctctccacccatattcacaagacacgcccctttctgctcactggatacacgtttgttttgattttcgtTTTGTTTGGCGgtctgactcagttttctgaagcgtttctcaaacatcggagaccccacctttaatttaataatgtgCTCTTTAAAAGTGCACAGAAACAAAACggaacaaagtaaaataaaaaatagacagatatacagcaCCCAGTGAAAATGTTATATAAGAAGTATGGACtattaaaaaagcaaaacaaaagccATGCATACAAAACAACAATGtgaatttaaaaagatttaagaacagacaaacaaacaaacaagacaaaaagcACAGCCTGAAGCTTGGTTGGCTTTAATCTTGGCAAATGACTTTTTGACTTTAAGTCAAAgcccagagagagagattagtaaATCATGCTAACAGCAACGGAattaaatttaaacacacacaataaactgtATTTTCACAAGCAATTAAAAACGTTTTCAATGCTTATTATTGAgcaaattacaaattaaaagcaAATATGTAAATTAGATAGAAAATTGTAAATTAGCTTAGGATTTAGGTGTTAATAGTGTAAGTataagtgttattattattattattattattattattattattattattattattataaaatcatatattggattattataaataaatttaacctTTTTATATTATGGTTTTGAGTATTAAAGTGGATTTGATAAAGCATCATACATACAATTTAATGCTCTTGTCTCAtcacaatatgtgtgtgtgtgtgtgtgtgtgtgtgtgtgtgtgtgtgtgtgtgtgtgtgtgtgtgtgtgtgtacctgcaacACATAACCTTCCCGTGCGTTCTGCTCTGCATCGTGTAGCTGCCCCTGTAGGAGTGTGTTCTGTTCCTGCAGCCTCACTAACTCTTTCTGgttctgaccacacacacacatacacacacacacacacacacacacacatacacacacacacacacacacacacacacacacacacacacacacacacacacaaaatacagtcacaaatacaaatatactgtagtaataataataatatagtatatttgtatttgtgactgtattttgtgtgtgtgtgtgtgtgtgtgtgtgtgtgtgtgtgtgtgtgtgtgtgtgtgcatgcataaattaaatatattttgtatattattattgtgtccagtgtgtaaGGCACCTCTGTGTCCAGCAGGGGTAGGAGTTCTGCAGGAACTTTGTCTCCTGTAGTAAAGGAGGCGGAGCGTCCTGTGATTGGCACTTGTTTCTCCTCCCTGAGGGGTGTGGTCTCCACCTGATGCCATCTTTCTTCAATCTCCATTTGTACATCTGGACTCTTATTGACTGATGGAACTGCAGTGGTTATGTCCACATGCCCTTTTTTGTTCTCTGGAGCTGTTTCCTGTTCCCGATGGAGTAACTTCCCTTCTGAGACTGATGAGGAAGGAGAGGAAGCAGACGATGAAACAGAAGATGGGGAGGGGGAGGAGCTTGTATCCAACGCTTCCGCCCTCTCATTTTGAAACTCCGCCCAGTCAAAGGTTTTGGATCTTCCCTCTTGCCTGTGATCACGAGGGCGTGGCTTACGGTGGTCAGCTGAATCGACAATGACATCACAAGAACTCTGACCACAAACATATGAAGGACGAGAGATGTTGGGGGTCGGAGGGGCTGCTTTAGTGTTGGCATGTTGATCTGGGAcagaactgagagagagagagagagagagagagagagagagagagagattaaaaagaacacatacacacacatatctacagtatatctatatctctctccctttctctctctctcacacacacacacacacacacacacacacacacacacacacacacacacacacacctctacccTTCCTCAGTCACTTCCTCGCATGTTTTTGTAGAGATATCTATTATCTATATacacagtattttccgcaccataagtcacactgtattataaggcgcagtctcaattacggctctatgtctgtacttaacccatacataagtcacaccgtattataagtcacactgtattataagtcacactgtattataagtcacaccgtattataagtcacactgtattataagtcacactgtattataagtcacaccgtattataaggcacaccgtattataagtcacactgtattataagtcacactgtattataagtcacaccgtattataagtcacaccgtattataagtcacaccgtattataagtcacactgtattataaggcgcagtctcaattacggctctatgtctgtacttaacccatacataagtcacaccgtattataagtcacactgtattataagtcacacagtattataagtcacactgtattataagtcacaccgtattataagtcacaccgtattataaggcacaccgtattataagtcacaccgtattataagtcacaccgtattataagtcacaccgtattataagtcacaccgtattataagtcacaccgtattataaggcgcaccgtattataagtcacaccgtattataaggcgcaccgtattataagtcacactgtattataaggcgcatgctaaaacatacggtccacaaaaaaaggtaacagaagcaaaacagtgagtttagttgaactttattctactatttaacacacacactattttttaatcaatcttctcccacaaatccaccaaagtcctcatctactgtgtcttcttaacttgg harbors:
- the si:ch73-103b11.2 gene encoding ninein isoform X5, yielding MCVKTSTQMKLNKNKPDLLNFKKGWMTKLYEDGLWKKHWFVLTEQSLRYYRDSIAEEAADLDGEIELSSCYDVTEFPVQRNYGFQIHSKEGVFTLSAMTSGIRRNWIQAIMKSVRPTITPDVTRKNIPLKLSVLKTSSVPDQHANTKAAPPTPNISRPSYVCGQSSCDVIVDSADHRKPRPRDHRQEGRSKTFDWAEFQNERAEALDTSSSPSPSSVSSSASSPSSSVSEGKLLHREQETAPENKKGHVDITTAVPSVNKSPDVQMEIEERWHQVETTPLREEKQVPITGRSASFTTGDKVPAELLPLLDTENQKELVRLQEQNTLLQGQLHDAEQNAREGYVLQCTSEPGQPSSDSTSSSTSHRVPWQRMSKLNKELKTELEAQRRKHDLANQQVNSLRRSYSEAQDLIGHHETEIEALQAKLVSAMTEIVASEQAVARMRSELKLEQSRCHEREEEWISNEKTLRAQLRDSEERLRDVEASLLEKTQALRLLERQQALQRDQHKEVQKLQEKLNEVTGCLIATEEAHALREEREKKEQRCLEEKHERERQGLSRRIAESEEKRLKAEEQLQEAQDQVETLLRGGAGDRVESEVREEMLRLQQVLNEQADVIENLRESVRRLEDERDHLTCRCQELVNQIAEADREVEKLQAQLKTEETDYYSLESSYERVSQEFARITRVLQEKEEEVRQTKETYEKLMRQKDQDMNEALVKMAALGSSLEDTEQRLKAKEELLSQIGPREVEQELQEKLVVAEDRISELEEHLNALRLGYANLRMERCGSQEDVLDALEKRTEHDISFSTTSSLTLARSSSETEVSFAKRQRIRFSNIQCQKYHQSQRIERIHPDNTYLEFTQGEQQDLVTETSLILTDDTIQDLSQDISLVTDNTFQYCSDTEKFLSIIHGLESRLQATEEKLRDITSKKQNEDGLLVNKGLMEVCCDDPPVEPDQCEPDVKFYSCLGDIVQDSVNNEDYRKALAFVESCRVRVRGILNSQHEEGIAQAQVLTLAEIEKDLVNASLHIRQVAARYKESLTCQSDAKTQMDKSEVKVLARMLAFEGTVLEKMAFSLQDPKSELMQSLSEINKESQQVIMNQQDCLSVIYTDILKRKLKLQNILINDLKHELHQAHTFSTDNLLTPDNSVFALNTIHNACINAELAYCLQNLKHSYQDKFAELQRDLVKVKEILQQRDLAVSETAMPLNTKNVAQDVGDKMNTVTENTLSDINPPELAPYAQQIEREEAHTLAQEIIERHLAGIMCLCVTESVASLDTRQESLITELKGQAKVLYHLSEQLEKACEEDNSSVLCGLPGQIQAVLGPRDTSMYKTLSMHEALIQVQVAYVACRLRAEHERELSLCQETSHSMATLVQEHAQHVAAIHQRFQSSLEDERIHYFKTINSIQEENETLREEAAKHLKEMGRQQEQIVQMEEAFQREIREMKRMHAEEFGRAEQDRATSEQALIQRAENTQQKLEILLQEVEGAELMHNEHICKLEHELRGKVQELENVHQEEIQKLHDRYSQTIRTLGERLETIADDTHHPSTAEALVEGHFEEGKGHEQEVSTDSMSLLRSRVQELELQMMNMRDELENKPPDGDMASLREKYQKDFDSLKETCERGFTAMEETHQKVIEDLQRQHQREINKLLEERERLLEEETNATIAAIEAMKNAHREELEKTQRAQLSGDDADIEQLRMQYEEDLQSIHRELEVLSEQYSQKCLENTHLAQALEAERQALQQCQRENQQLHTHNQELNNRLTVEISRMRSCYSGEKTPSPLTQGKDLYELEVLLRIKDSEIQYLKQEINSLKDELQSALRDKKYASDKYKDIYTELSIVRAKADCDISKLREKLLAATEALGERDTHTPGYDIMKSKSNPDFLKKERSAVSRQIRGARSKSVSEEMPLDSCSCPFSDIESERGINSAGTDEAV